The Dictyoglomus sp. sequence ACAATTCCACTTAAAGTAGTAGTAACAAAAATTCCTCCGTTTTTAACATAATTTTCTATTTTCTTTGCAACTTCCTCTTTGGTCATATATAAAAGGGGAGCAATAATTAATTTATATTTTTCAAAATCATCTTCTATTCCTATAACATCCACTCCTATAAGATTTTCATATAAAGCTCTAAAATAATTTTCTACTCCCTTTACATAATTTAAATCCATGCTGGGACCTTGAGAATTTTCAAGAGCCCACCAATTTTCCCAATCAAATAATACTGCGGATTGCGACTTTACTTTACTCCCCAAGAGGGTATCTCCAAGTTTTTTTAATTCTGCCCCTAACTCCTTCACTTCCTGGAATACTCTTGTATTTTCATGTCCTGCATGGGATATTACTGCACCATGAAACTTTTCTGGTCCTCCTCGGGATTGCCTTAGTTGGAAAAACATAACTGTATCTGCACCTTGAGCAATAGCCTGATAGCTTAAAAGTCTCATCACTTTTGGCCTTTTAATATAACAATAGGGTTGCCAGTTAGTCTGACTTGGGGTCTGTTCCATGAGCATGAAAGGTTCTCCCTTTTTAAGTCCTCTCATAAGAGAATGTCTAAAGGCAAGGGTTATATAATCGTCGGTAAGATAGGGATAACTATCCCAAGAGATCACATCCATATGTCTTGCCCATTCAAAATAATTTAAAGGTTTAAAGGTTGCCATTAAATTAGTGGTTATGGGAATATTTGGATTATATTTCTTAATTATATTGTATTCATTTAAGTAGCATTCTAAGGTGCTCTCGGACATGAATCGATAGTAGTCAAGAACCATACCTTGGGCAACAGTAGTTAATTTTCCTGTCCACCAGTGATGGAATATTACATTTCTTAAGTTTGGTACTGTTATTTCATCCCAATCATAGATAGTTTGTCCCCAGAAAGCTGTATACCATCTTTTATTTAACTCTTCTAAGGTACCATATCTCTTTTTAAGCCATTCTCTAAAAGCTTTTTCACAGTTTTCACAATAACAATAGGTTCCATATTCGTTAGCAATGTGCCAGACTAAAAGAGAAGGATGATTTGCATATCTTTCTGCTAGTTTTTCCACA is a genomic window containing:
- a CDS encoding beta-galactosidase produces the protein MINPKLPFIWYGGDYNPEQWEKEIWKEDIRLFKLANINIATVNVFSWSLIQPAEDKYDFSQLDEIIDLLWNNGIYICLATSTASQPHWMSLKYPEVLPKDINGLKRTHGGRVNFCPNSKVYREFSKRLVEKLAERYANHPSLLVWHIANEYGTYCYCENCEKAFREWLKKRYGTLEELNKRWYTAFWGQTIYDWDEITVPNLRNVIFHHWWTGKLTTVAQGMVLDYYRFMSESTLECYLNEYNIIKKYNPNIPITTNLMATFKPLNYFEWARHMDVISWDSYPYLTDDYITLAFRHSLMRGLKKGEPFMLMEQTPSQTNWQPYCYIKRPKVMRLLSYQAIAQGADTVMFFQLRQSRGGPEKFHGAVISHAGHENTRVFQEVKELGAELKKLGDTLLGSKVKSQSAVLFDWENWWALENSQGPSMDLNYVKGVENYFRALYENLIGVDVIGIEDDFEKYKLIIAPLLYMTKEEVAKKIENYVKNGGIFVTTTLSGIVDENDLVILGGYPGLLRKILGIWVEEFDALPPDMKNEIVIQNEFKKDFSEETYECNLIFDVIHLENNSTKAIGVYKKDYYKGYPCITVNKYGNGYAYYIGTFPSMKFLKEFVRYIMRTHGISELFKDIPYGIEITQRIKNGKTFTFVLNHTEEIKKINIGTKKKDLLSGRIMEGEIEIHPREVLILEE